In Helianthus annuus cultivar XRQ/B chromosome 3, HanXRQr2.0-SUNRISE, whole genome shotgun sequence, a single window of DNA contains:
- the LOC110930091 gene encoding uncharacterized protein LOC110930091 — MKGLWLWSSLLCALTMVVGGTSRYNVRGGPSYRLILDTDVDTDDLFALLYLLKSNRSEFNLQAVTINTNSWTNAGHAVNQIYDILYMMGRDDIDVGVGGDGGILENGTIQPNVGGYLPIIDQGRGTAGPCRYRQAIPVAGGGRLDIDTNMGIRRSFLPQGNRRYSPLRQPTAQQVLIKTISEGPVTVFITGVHTNMAIFLMTNPNLKKNIDHIYIMGGGVRSKNPTGCCPKNASSTCQPQQCGDHGNMFTAFRSNPYAEFNLFGDPFAAYQVFHSGIPITLVPLDATNTIPITHEFFEAFEKNQRTYEAQYVFKSLKIARDTWFDDQFYTSYFMWDSFMAGVAASAMRNIRDEENEFAEMEYMNITVITSNEPYGIPDSSNAFFGDRKIPKFNLKKNGVHSGHVQIGIQDPFCFRGNATGICKDGYTEEVTGPDSVRVRVATRAKPNVDESSTLDREYYVNYLDVLNQPQHKGRFNFTTEFPYYKEVLYKPDFKGKKLGKIVVFDMDMSAGDFLALFYLLKVPVEEMNLKAILVTGSGWANAATIDVVYDLLHMMGRDDITVGLGDSFGVNQSYSKVGPTVGDCKYSKAIPHGSGGRLDSDTLYGLARDLPRSPRGYTAQNSVKFGAPRDTDFPQFRQPLALEVWRSLVKSIDDGSKITILTNGPLTNLANILLSESNASSIIQEVFILGGHINYKKNQEKGNVIHVPSNKYAELNMFLDTLAAKTVFESSLDITLIPLHAQRKVYALPRIIKVLQAKNMTHEAVFTRRLLTRLHHLHQRHHLYRHVDMFAGEILGAVILAGDQKLLNSTFEIKHLKVYTEGQLSRDGEVIFDTKKKKGFKVLQGFNHVSCYNIFSNGLLRRKQSAVIGSFGEQKRRWSSPTA; from the exons GCAGTTACAATAAACACAAATTCATGGACAAATGCAGGACATGCAGTAAATCAAATATATGATATACTCTACATGATGGGGCGAGATGATATTGATGTTGGTGTTGGAGGTGATGGTGGAATACTTGAAAATGGTACAATACAACCAAATGTTGGTGGATATCTTCCTATAATTGACCAG GGACGTGGAACAGCCGGACCTTGTAGATATAGACAAGCTATTCCTGTTGCAGGTGGAGGACGATTAGACATCGATACAAATATGGGAATTCGAAGAAGCTTTCTTCCGCAG GGAAACCGGAGATACTCCCCTCTTCGACAACCGACTGCACAACAAGTATTGATCAAGACGATATCTGAAGGCCCCGTTACTGTGTTCATAACAGGAGTACACACAAATATGGCCATTTTCCTTATGACAAATCCAAATTTAAAGAAAAACATCGATCATATATACATCATGGGTGGTGGTGTGAGGTCCAAGAACCCAACCGGCTGTTGTCCCAAAAATGCGAGCTCAACTTGCCAGCCTCAACAGTGTGGTGACCATGGTAACATGTTTACAGCCTTTAGAAGTAATCCATATGCCGAATTTAACTTATTCGGTGACCCCTTTGCTGCATACCAG GTTTTTCATTCGGGGATTCCAATCACCCTCGTTCCATTAGATGCAACGAATACAATTCCCATTACGCATGAGTTCTTTGAAGCATTTGAGAAAAACCAACGTACATATGAGGCACAATATGTTTTCAAGTCATTGAAGATAGCCCGTGATACTTGGTTTGATGATCAATTCTATACG AGTTATTTCATGTGGGATTCGTTTATGGCGGGTGTTGCAGCATCAGCTATGCGTAACATACGCGACGAGGAAAATGAGTTTGCCGAAATGGAGTACATGAACATTACTGTGATTACGTCGAATGAACCTTATGGGATACCTGATAGCTCAAACGCATTCTTTGGTGATCGTAAGATCCCAAAGTTCAACTTGAAGAAAAATGGAGTTCATAGTGGTCATGTTCAAATAGGTATTCAAGATCCATTTTGCTTTCGTGGGAATGCTACAGGGATATGTAAG GACGGTTATACTGAAGAAGTCACTGGACCGGATTCAGTGCGTGTACGCGTAGCAACAAGAGCAAAGCCAAATGTCGATGAATCAAGCACATTGGATAGAGAATACTATGTTAACTATCTTGAT GTACTAAATCAACCTCAACATAAAGGTCGATTTAATTTTACAACCGAATTCCCATATTACAAAGAAGTTCTATACAAACCAGATTTCAAAGGGAAAAAACTCGGGAAGATTGTTGTGTTTGATATGGATATGAGCGCGGGTGATTTTCTGGCGCTCTTTTATCTTCTCAAAGTACCCGTTGAAGAAATGAATCTCAAG GCTATACTAGTAACTGGAAGTGGTTGGGCGAATGCAGCAACAATAGACGTGGTGTATGACTTGTTACATATGATGGGCCGTGATGATATCACTGTCGGTTTAGGTGATTCCTTTGGTGTGAACCAATCTTATTCAAAGGTTGGCCCAACTGTTGGCGATTGCAAGTATTCAAAAGCTATACCACACGGAAGTGGGGGACGTTTGGATTCTGATACATTATATGGGCTTGCCCGTGATCTACCAAGGAGCCCAAGAGG GTACACAGCGCAAAATTCAGTTAAATTTGGAGCTCCACGTGACACAGATTTCCCTCAATTTAGACAACCGTTAGCACTAGAAGTTTGGAGATCCTTAGTAAAATCAATTGATGATGGATCAAAAATTACAATCTTGACTAATGGGCCGTTAACGAATTTAGCAAACATCTTACTTTCAGAGAGTAATGCCAGCTCAATCATTCAG GAAGTGTTTATACTAGGAGGACATATCAATTACAAgaaaaaccaagaaaaagggAATGTGATACATGTCCCTTCAAACAAGTATGCAGAACTAAACATGTTTCTTGACACTTTGGCTGCAAAGACTGTATTCGAATCATCACTTGACATCACACTCATCCCTCTTCATGCCCAACGTAAAGTCTACGCGCTTCCAAGGATCATAAAAGTGTTGCAAGCAAAGAACATGACACATGAGGCAGTTTTCACGCGACGTTTATTGACAAGGCTTCACCATTTACATCAAAGACATCACTTGTATCGACATGTG GACATGTTCGCGGGTGAGATTTTAGGTGCCGTTATCCTCGCTGGTGACCAGAAACTTCTAAATTCGACTTTTGAAATTAAGCATTTGAAGGTCTATACAGAAGGACAGTTATCTAGGGATGGAGAAGTAATTtttgacacaaagaaaaagaaagGATTTAAAGTACTGCAAGGCTTCAATCATGTATCATGTTACAATATTTTTTCAAACGGTCTTCTTCGCCGGAAGCAATCTGCAGTGATAGGAAGCTTTGGTGAGCAAAAACGGCGGTGGAGTTCACCGACAGCATAA